One window of the Eucalyptus grandis isolate ANBG69807.140 chromosome 8, ASM1654582v1, whole genome shotgun sequence genome contains the following:
- the LOC120296597 gene encoding NF-X1-type zinc finger protein NFXL1-like, whose protein sequence is MNHHARNNRRPRMPAQSARQEWVPRGSVPNGPPANPPAPANLNPSFDDGNFPSDSGHASSFRAFPPDSGHRGNLRGNNGFANHSSGPRGNHGPRGHPARPLNQRREKEKAEFSGERVSNDPNLPQLVQEIQEKLMKGTVECMICYDMVRRSAPIWSCSSCYSIFHLNCIKKWARAPTSVDLSAEKNQGGNWRCPGCQHVQLTSSKEIRYMCFCGKRTDPPSDLYLTPHSCGEPCGKPLEKDILQPGEKEEDFCPHLCVLQCHPGPCPPCKAFAPPRLCPCGKETITTRCSDRRSVLTCGKCCDKLLECGRHRCKQICHVGPCDPCQVLLNASCFCRKNIEVVLCGDMAMKGEVDVESGVFSCNSTCEKLLSCGNHMCDKFCHPGPCGECDLLPGRIKTCYCGKMNLMDERQNCLDPIPTCSQGCDKLLPCETHFCAEMCHAGICPPCPENVAQKCRCGLTSRTVECHRTREEIFTCDKPCGRKKNCGRHRCSERCCPLSNSSNLPLGDWDPHLCSMVCGKKLRCGQHSCESLCHSGHCPPCLETIFTDLTCACGRTSIPPPLPCGTPPPSCQLPCLIPQPCGHSSTHSCHFGDCPPCSVPVAKECIGGHVVLRNIPCGSKDIRCNKTCGKTRQCGLHACGRTCHPLPCDSDNSASETSLKVSCGQVCGAPRRDCRHTCKAPCHPSASCPDARCDSPVTITCSCGRITASVPCDAGGANGNFSTDTVFEASIMQKLPVPLQPVEATGKRIPLGQRKLVCDDDCAKVERKRVLADAFDINPPNLETLHFGEHSYLSESVVDLFRRDSKWVLAVEERCKFLVLGKGRGSATSLKVHVFCPMLKEKRDGVRLIAERWKLVVSAAGWEPKRFVVLHATSKSKVPARVLGGRGSLTSNVPHPPTFDPLVDMDPRLVVSFLDLPREADISALVLRFGGECELVWLNDKNALAVFSDPARAATALRRLDHGTAYYGAVVLQNGSAASSLTMPNAWGGAGPAKEGASIGAIKGNPWKRAVVQEVSDWKEDSWGGEGWSIDSQSSILKEKEAPISASVNRWSVLDSENATSSSAPLVGKEINSIKFEDQVVVGPESKAGGSSSEGTQGLVSSGVEATEVVDDWEEACE, encoded by the coding sequence ATGAATCACCATGCCAGAAACAATAGAAGACCTAGGATGCCTGCTCAGAGTGCCCGTCAAGAATGGGTTCCCAGAGGGTCTGTACCAAATGGTCCACCTGCAAACCCTCCGGCACCAGCCAACTTGAATCCCAGTTTCGATGATGGAAATTTTCCTTCTGATAGTGGGCACGCATCGAGTTTTCGTGCTTTTCCTCCCGATAGTGGGCATAGAGGGAACTTGCGCGGAAACAATGGGTTTGCAAATCACAGTTCTGGTCCCAGGGGTAATCACGGTCCAAGAGGCCACCCTGCTCGACCTTTGAATCAgagaagggagaaggaaaaagccGAGTTCAGTGGAGAGAGAGTGTCCAATGACCCGAATTTGCCTCAGCTAGTGCAAGAAATTCAGGAGAAGCTGATGAAGGGTACCGTGGAGTGCATGATATGCTACGACATGGTCCGGAGGTCTGCACCCATTTGGTCTTGCTCCAGCTGCTACTCCATTTTTCATCTCAATTGCATCAAGAAGTGGGCTCGGGCACCCACTTCAGTCGATCTTTCTGCCGAGAAGAATCAGGGTGGCAATTGGCGTTGTCCTGGATGTCAGCATGTGCAACTGACGTCATCAAAGGAGATTCGATACATGTGCTTTTGCGGAAAAAGGACAGATCCGCCGTCAGATTTATATTTGACACCACATTCATGTGGAGAACCTTGTGGGAAGCCATTGGAAAAGGACATCTTGCAGCCTGGTGAGAAGGAGGAGGATTTTTGCCCCCATCTTTGTGTCTTGCAATGTCATCCTGGTCCATGCCCTCCTTGCAAGGCATTTGCCCCTCCACGGCTGTGCCCTTGTGGGAAGGAAACAATTACAACTCGATGCTCTGATCGCAGGTCTGTTCTTACTTGTGGCAAGTGTTGCGATAAGCTTCTCGAGTGCGGGCGTCATCGCTGTAAGCAAATTTGCCATGTGGGTCCATGTGATCCTTGCCAAGTATTATTGAATGCTTCATGCTTCTGCAGAAAGAATATAGAGGTTGTTCTTTGCGGAGACATGGCCATGAAGGGAGAAGTTGACGTGGAAAGTGGAGTTTTTTCTTGCAATTCAACTTGTGAAAAATTGCTTAGTTGTGGTAATCACATGTGCGACAAATTCTGCCATCCGGGTCCTTGTGGGGAGTGCGACTTATTGCCTGGCAGGATTAAAACATGCTATTgtggaaaaatgaatttgatgGATGAAAGACAGAATTGTCTGGACCCCATTCCGACTTGCTCACAAGGTTGTGACAAGTTACTCCCTTGCGAGACACACTTTTGTGCGGAAATGTGTCATGCAGGGATTTGTCCTCCTTGTCCGGAGAACGTTGCCCAAAAATGTCGTTGTGGCTTGACTTCTCGTACTGTTGAATGCCACAGAACGAGGGAGGAGATATTCACTTGTGATAAACCATGCGGACGGAAGAAAAACTGTGGTAGGCATCGCTGTAGCGAGCGTTGCTGCCCTTTGTCAAATTCTAGCAACCTTCCTCTTGGTGATTGGGACCCTCATCTGTGCTCCATGGTTTGTGGCAAGAAGCTTAGATGCGGGCAGCATTCATGTGAATCACTTTGTCACAGTGGCCATTGCCCTCCTTGCCTCGAAACGATCTTCACTGATTTAACTTGTGCATGCGGTAGAACTTcgattcctcctcctctgccttGTGGCACTCCCCCACCTTCATGTCAGCTCCCGTGCTTGATTCCTCAACCTTGTGGGCATTCATCCACCCACAGCTGTCACTTTGGAGACTGCCCTCCCTGTTCAGTCCCAGTGGCAAAAGAGTGCATTGGTGGACATGTGGTTCTTAGGAACATACCATGTGGGTCCAAAGACATCAGATGTAACAAAACCTGTGGTAAGACCAGGCAGTGTGGTTTGCATGCCTGTGGTCGGACTTGTCACCCACTACCTTGCGATTCCGACAACTCCGCCAGTGAAACAAGTCTCAAAGTTTCATGTGGACAGGTATGTGGTGCTCCTAGAAGAGATTGCAGACACACTTGCAAAGCACCTTGTCACCCTTCAGCTTCATGTCCTGATGCGAGATGTGACTCCCCTGTCACAATCACTTGTTCTTGTGGACGGATAACAGCAAGTGTACCTTGTGATGCCGGTGGGGCCAATGGCAATTTTAGCACCGACACCGTTTTTGAAGCTTCCATAATGCAAAAGTTGCCTGTGCCACTTCAACCCGTAGAAGCTACTGGGAAGAGAATTCCACTTGGGCAGAGGAAGCTGGTGTGCGATGATGACTGTGCTAAAGTAGAGCGCAAGCGGGTTCTTGCAGATGCTTTTGACATCAATCCACCAAATTTGGAAACCCTTCATTTTGGGGAGCATTCTTACTTGTCAGAATCAGTTGTGGATCTCTTCAGGCGTGATTCTAAGTGGGTGTTAGCTGTTGAGGAGAGATGCAAGTTTTTAGTTCTTGGCAAGGGCAGAGGAAGTGCCACTAGCCTCAAAGTTCATGTTTTCTGTCCAATGctgaaggaaaaaagagatgGAGTGAGGCTTATTGCTGAGAGGTGGAAGCTTGTGGTCAGCGCAGCTGGTTGGGAGCCAAAACGTTTTGTTGTGCTCCACGCCACGTCGAAGTCTAAAGTACCAGCTCGTGTGCTCGGAGGTAGGGGCTCTTTAACCTCAAACGTGCCCCACCCACCCACATTTGACCCGTTGGTTGACATGGACCCTAGGCTTGTTGTTTCTTTCCTCGACTTGCCTAGGGAGGCAGATATAAGTGCTCTGGTCCTGAGATTCGGTGGGGAATGTGAGTTAGTCTGGTTGAATGATAAGAATGCACTGGCTGTGTTCAGTGACCCCGCTCGTGCTGCAACTGCTTTGAGGAGGTTGGACCATGGCACAGCTTATTATGGGGCTGTTGTGCTTCAGAACGGAAGTGCTGCATCATCATTGACCATGCCCAATGCATGGGGAGGAGCTGGTCCGGCCAAGGAAGGAGCTTCAATTGGAGCTATAAAGGGCAATCCATGGAAGAGGGCTGTCGTGCAGGAGGTTTCCGATTGGAAGGAAGATTCATGGGGTGGTGAGGGGTGGTCTATTGATTCCCAGAGCTCCAtcttgaaagagaaagaagctcCTATATCTGCTTCTGTTAATCGCTGGAGTGTCTTGGATTCTGAAAACGCCACGAGCTCCTCTGCTCCTTTAGTCGGAAAGGAGATCAATTCGATTAAATTTGAAGATCAGGTTGTGGTAGGACCAGAATCGAAGGCTGGCGGGTCTAGTTCAGAAGGAACGCAAGGACTAGTTTCCAGTGGAGTGGAGGCCACCGAAGTAGTTGATGACTGGGAGGAGGCTTGTGAATGA
- the LOC104456362 gene encoding mitogen-activated protein kinase kinase 9 — protein sequence MALVRERRQLNLRLPLTDLPNRRPLFPPPLSLPLPPSAAAAASATAAAGSGAAATSLSDLESLGVLGHGNGGTVYKVRHRRTSAVYALKVVHAGCDATVRRQVLREMEILRRTDSPHVVRCHGIFEKPNGDIAILMENMDAGSLQTLLEASGTFSEKQLAAVARHVLNGLHYLHSLKIIHRDIKPSNLLVNSAMEVKIADFGVSKIMCRTLDACNSYVGTCAYMSPERFDPDSYGGNYDGYAGDIWSLGLTLLELYLGHFPLLGPGQRPDWATLMCAICFGEPPKSPDGSSEEFRSFVECCLQKESSKRWSVAELLNHPFIAGGKDPAGSL from the coding sequence ATGGCACTCGTCCGCGAACGCCGGCAGCTCAACCTCCGCCTCCCGCTGACGGATCTCCCCAACCGCCGCCCGCTCTTCCCGCcgcccctctccctccccctccctccctccgccgccgccgccgcctccgccaccgccgccgccggctccGGCGCCGCCGCGACCTCCCTGTCCGACCTCGAGAGCCTCGGCGTCCTCGGCCACGGGAACGGCGGCACCGTCTACAAGGTCCGCCACCGGCGCACCTCCGCCGTCTACGCCCTCAAGGTCGTCCACGCCGGCTGCGAcgccaccgtccgccgccaGGTCCTCCGCGAGATGGAGATCCTCCGCCGCACGGACTCGCCGCACGTGGTCCGGTGCCACGGCATCTTCGAGAAGCCGAACGGCGACATCGCGATCCTGATGGAGAACATGGACGCCGGCAGCCTCCAGACGCTCCTGGAGGCCTCCGGGACCTTCTCGGAGAAGCAactcgccgccgtcgcccgccACGTGCTGAACGGGCTCCACTACCTCCACTCCCTCAAGATCATCCACCGCGACATCAAGCCGTCGAACCTGCTCGTGAACTCGGCGATGGAGGTCAAGATCGCCGACTTCGGGGTGAGCAAGATCATGTGCCGGACCCTCGACGCGTGCAACTCCTACGTCGGCACGTGCGCGTACATGAGCCCCGAGCGGTTCGACCCGGACAGCTACGGCGGCAACTACGACGGCTATGCCGGCGACATCTGGAGCCTGGGGCTGACGCTGCTGGAGCTCTATCTGGGTCACTTCCCGCTGTTGGGTCCCGGCCAGAGGCCCGACTGGGCGACGCTGATGTGCGCGATCTGCTTCGGGGAGCCGCCGAAGTCGCCGGACGGGTCGTCGGAGGAGTTCCGGAGCTTCGTCGAGTGCTGCCTGCAGAAGGAGTCGAGCAAGCGGTGGTCGGTGGCGGAGCTGCTGAACCACCCTTTCATAGCCGGCGGTAAAGATCCGGCGGGATCCTTGTGA
- the LOC104456360 gene encoding potassium transporter 6-like, with amino-acid sequence MDPTLNHGTFSCQPQKETWKHVALLSFQTLGVVYGHLSTAPLYVFGTIPQEDFKSDEIPYQFLSFIFWTITIISLLKYALIVLIADDDGEGGTFALYSLLCRHAKVGLLPNDQLTDETVHLVETSCKMKWRSKARRALEKHQFSHYLMLFLALFGSCMIINDGVLTPAISVLSASKGVKRSLSEIVNSSSSLNTSRDSITKALDKYVPVPSACIIQIVLFMLQQYGTDKIGFLFAPIITIWLLFIGGVGLYNILHFNPNILHAISPAYMYSFMRNINKHSWRSLGSILLCIAGSEAMFANLGHFSKTSIKITFVCCIYPVLLVSYAGQAAFISRNWHIVPEFNHLSSSMPDHTRHAFVVLSLFASAVGSQASITASFSIINQLLALKCFPQVKVVHTSEKIHGQVYIADLNWLLMILSLSVTIGLHKVGPIGYATGMAIVSGMLVTTCLMSLVISVYWEKSLFISACFLIFFGFIEAMYLSACIWNFHLGAWYLVMLSVLFLTIMLVWHYGSMKEYEFDLENKVSFEWLTDFGAGLGISRVPGIGFIYTDIVTGVPAFFSHFIANLPAFHQVLIFVSFKPQPLPYVPSNQRFLINRVGHKDYRIYRCIVQYGYCNRTRDTDDFEEQIIHSIGEFISLEEKDFESITFEEGKMTIGGKPGSDGRAAYALIPVNNSMSTASSSRTSEENMTVSYHPGSEKGPSTNAPVRRKKVRFVLPPESPKM; translated from the exons ATGGATCCTACGCTGAACCATGGGACTTTCTCTTGTCAGCCTCAG AAAGAAACATGGAAGCATGTGGCCCTCTTATCGTTTCAGACCCTGGGAGTAGTCTATGGCCATTTGAGCACTGCACCTTTGTATGTTTTTGGAACGATCCCCCAAGAGGATTTCAAGTCAGATGAGATTCCATATCAGTtcctctccttcatcttctGGACGATCACTATCATTTCCTTGCTGAAGTATGCCTTAATAGTCTTGATAGCCGATGATGATGGAGAGG GTGGTACATTCGCTTTATACTCGCTATTGTGTAGGCATGCGAAAGTGGGTCTGCTTCCAAATGATCAACTTACAGACGAGACTGTGCATTTGGTGGAGACCTCATGTAAGATGAAGTGGCGATCAAAGGCCAGAAGGGCTCTCGAGAAGCACCAATTTAGTCACTACTTGATGCTGTTCTTGGCTCTGTTTGGTTCCTGTATGATTATCAACGATGGAGTGCTTACCCCCGCAATATCTG TGCTGTCAGCTTCTAAGGGGGTCAAGCGGTCATTGTCGGAGATTGTCAATTCAT CTTCCTCTTTGAACACCTCTCGAGATTCCATAACAAAGGCCTTGGATAAAT ATGTTCCGGTCCCTTCTGCATGCATCATACAGATAGTCCTTTTCATGCTGCAGCAATATGGAACTGATAAAATAGGGTTCCTGTTTGCGCCAATCATCACCATTTGGCTCTTATTTATTGGTGGGGTAGGTTTATATAATATCTTGCACTTTAACCCTAATATTCTTCATGCCATATCCCCGGCATACATGTACAGTTTCATGAGAAATATCAATAAGCATAGTTGGAGATCTTTGGGAAGCATTCTCCTTTGCATAGCAG GATCAGAAGCGATGTTTGCGAACCTAGGTCACTTTTCAAAGACGTCAATTAAG ATAACCTTTGTGTGCTGCATTTATCCGGTTCTTCTTGTATCCTATGCGGGTCAAGCTGCATTCATATCCAGAAACTGGCACATTGTCCCAGAGTTCAATCATCTCAGTAGCTCTATGCCGG ATCATACTCGGCATGCCTTCGTGGTGTTATCTCTGTTCGCTTCAGCGGTCGGGAGCCAAGCATCAATAACGGCCAGCTTCTCAATCATAAACCAGCTCCTGGCCCTTAAATGCTTTCCCCAGGTGAAAGTGGTGCACACGTCGGAAAAGATACATGGACAGGTCTACATCGCAGACCTCAATTGGCTGTTGATGATCCTAAGCCTCTCAGTGACGATCGGTTTACACAAAGTCGGCCCAATTGGATACGCAACAG GAATGGCCATTGTTTCAGGAATGCTTGTAACAACCTGCCTGATGTCACTTGTGATCTCTGTGTACTGGGAAAAGAGCCTATTCATATCTGCGTGTTTCCTGATATTCTTTGGCTTCATCGAAGCCATGTACCTATCAGCGTGTATCTGGAACTTCCACCTAGGGGCGTGGTACCTCGTCATGCTCTCTGTGCTGTTCTTGACCATCATGCTTGTGTGGCATTACGGATCGATGAAGGAGTATGAGTTCGATCTAGAGAACAAGGTCTCGTTTGAGTGGCTCACCGACTTCGGTGCGGGGCTCGGGATCTCCAGGGTCCCTGGGATTGGCTTCATCTACACAGACATAGTGACTGGGGTCCCGGCATTCTTCTCACACTTCATCGCGAATCTTCCCGCATTCCACCAGGTTCTCATCTTCGTGTCCTTCAAGCCTCAGCCGCTGCCTTATGTGCCCAGCAACCAGCGGTTCCTCATTAATAGGGTCGGCCACAAGGACTACAGGATCTACCGGTGCATTGTGCAATATGGATACTGCAACCGCACCAGGGACACAGATGATTTCGAGGAGCAGATCATCCATTCCATCGGGGAATTCATTTCCCTGGAGGAGAAAGACTTCGAGTCCATCACTTTTGAGGAAGGTAAGATGACCATCGGCGGGAAGCCGGGCTCGGATGGGAGAGCGGCATATGCCCTCATCCCGGTTAACAACTCCATGTCCACTGCGTCCTCAAGCCGGACCAGCGAGGAAAACATGACCGTTTCTTACCACCCTGGGTCAGAAAAAGGTCCTAGTACTAATGCCCCagtgaggaggaagaaggtcCGGTTCGTATTGCCTCCAGAGAGTCCTAAAATGTAA